A section of the Sphaerobacter thermophilus DSM 20745 genome encodes:
- a CDS encoding Hsp20/alpha crystallin family protein, translated as MSTNRWDPWRDLVTLRDAMHTLLEDGLTRPRPGFTATTADVPVDVKETDDAYVVLAALPGVEPADVEISVLGDTLRISGEFKDREPEGTRWLMRERRFGSFARTIGLPTAVNSERATAQFSNGILSIQLPKVDAARPKTIPVRMAGAE; from the coding sequence GTCCACCAACCGGTGGGATCCGTGGCGCGACCTCGTCACCCTACGCGACGCCATGCACACGCTTCTGGAAGACGGCCTGACGCGACCCCGGCCAGGGTTCACCGCCACCACCGCCGACGTGCCGGTCGACGTCAAAGAGACCGACGACGCCTACGTGGTGCTGGCCGCGCTGCCGGGCGTGGAGCCGGCTGACGTCGAGATCTCGGTGCTGGGCGACACCCTGCGCATCAGCGGCGAGTTCAAGGATCGCGAGCCGGAGGGCACCCGCTGGCTCATGCGCGAGCGGCGCTTCGGTTCCTTCGCACGAACGATCGGGTTGCCGACGGCGGTCAATTCCGAGCGGGCCACTGCCCAGTTCTCCAACGGTATCCTCTCGATCCAGCTCCCCAAGGTCGATGCGGCGCGGCCGAAGACGATCCCGGTGCGCATGGCCGGCGCGGAGTAG
- a CDS encoding mechanosensitive ion channel family protein produces MLIAPLVASAIDESVQEMSDRTDRFVALLLDLGTRAIGPAIQILMIVVLSLVLLRLLRSVVRRTVSRVMERADTPPRELASKANTLANVIESAGRMLILIVAGMMVLSRLGVNIAPLLASAGIAGIAIGLGAQSLIKDLIGGFFILFENQFGVGDVVQIGDASGVVEQLSLRRTGLRAIDGSFIVVPNGDIRTVTNMTKDWSRAVVDVAVPYDADLNKVIEILQGLVAGLDQDPVVGDAVLGPGEITGVEALESTQVKLRLLVKTKPMEQWRVQRELRRRIKDAFTDAGIGAPYPRSVTLFRPVDGDLGERLPIGDSPRTVEGDSLTDNGQR; encoded by the coding sequence GTGCTGATCGCGCCCCTCGTCGCGTCCGCGATCGACGAGTCCGTTCAAGAAATGAGCGACCGTACCGACCGGTTCGTTGCGCTGTTGCTCGACCTGGGTACGCGCGCCATCGGTCCGGCGATCCAGATCCTGATGATCGTCGTGCTCAGCCTCGTGCTGCTGCGCCTGCTCCGCTCGGTCGTGCGCCGGACCGTCAGCCGGGTGATGGAGCGCGCCGACACGCCGCCGCGTGAGCTCGCCAGCAAAGCCAACACGCTGGCGAATGTGATCGAGTCGGCTGGGCGCATGCTGATCCTGATCGTGGCCGGCATGATGGTGCTGAGCAGGCTTGGGGTCAACATCGCGCCGCTGCTGGCGAGCGCCGGGATCGCGGGCATCGCGATCGGCCTGGGGGCGCAGAGCCTGATCAAGGATCTCATCGGCGGCTTCTTCATCCTTTTCGAGAACCAGTTCGGTGTCGGCGACGTGGTTCAGATCGGCGACGCCTCGGGTGTGGTCGAGCAGCTCAGCCTGCGCCGCACCGGTCTCCGCGCGATCGACGGCTCCTTCATCGTCGTGCCGAACGGTGACATCCGCACCGTGACCAACATGACCAAGGACTGGTCGCGCGCGGTCGTCGATGTGGCGGTACCGTACGACGCCGACCTGAACAAGGTCATCGAGATCCTGCAGGGGCTCGTCGCCGGGCTCGATCAAGACCCGGTCGTGGGGGACGCCGTGCTGGGGCCCGGGGAGATCACGGGCGTCGAGGCGCTCGAGTCCACCCAGGTCAAGTTGCGCCTCCTGGTCAAGACCAAGCCGATGGAGCAGTGGCGGGTCCAGCGGGAACTGCGCCGCCGCATCAAGGATGCCTTCACGGACGCCGGGATCGGCGCGCCCTACCCGCGCAGCGTCACCCTCTTTCGCCCGGTCGACGGAGACCTCGGCGAGCGTCTGCCGATCGGCGACTCCCCGCGTACCGTCGAGGGGGACAGTCTCACCGACAACGGACAACGTTAA